One genomic window of Streptomyces sp. NBC_01498 includes the following:
- a CDS encoding ricin-type beta-trefoil lectin domain protein yields the protein MHRTRATFRSTAATLAAFATVVGGLVALTPAAQASAPAGAPAAVRAATPLPPALEAIRAAEATELYGDPAERPVDQRRSGLVSLGDSQISGEGVGTYEPGTDGPDNWCHRSPDAAIHRTGIAADVTYNVSCSGASSVNIRVGGTAQYADELVQSDNLAIKARNTRIKMVLLVAGANDDLRFGPVMTDCVLRWFTLQGPCVDKYRAGWQARIDGLVPKVESTVGDLRGVMRDAGYADGDYKLVVMGYPGPLSPDQGDNPGYWGKIPGGCTVHDEDAAWARDGAVPAFQSGMRKAARNAGAVYLDNSRLFHGHEVCQDDDWARGLFVDVTNPFPPSENSVRQSFHPNAAGHGAFASCLTQLYDSGLSEASCADPASTGRPVLQPGNWDDVFQPLKNEGTGTCVDVTGSKTRNGSKVTGAGCDDGRDQGWWYDTGAGAGARSLHSELSHDRCLDIPSGAVRAGTQVRLWDCGGGANQKFTREAGTVRPALAGTLCLTLASAQDPLRLQNCDGSASQRFV from the coding sequence ATGCACCGTACGAGAGCCACGTTCCGAAGTACCGCCGCCACGCTCGCCGCGTTCGCGACCGTCGTCGGCGGACTTGTCGCACTTACCCCCGCGGCCCAGGCGTCAGCCCCCGCGGGCGCGCCCGCCGCCGTCCGCGCGGCGACCCCGCTGCCGCCCGCCCTGGAGGCGATCCGCGCGGCCGAGGCCACCGAGCTGTACGGCGACCCCGCCGAGCGCCCGGTCGACCAGCGCAGGAGCGGGCTCGTCTCGCTCGGCGACAGCCAGATATCGGGCGAGGGTGTCGGCACCTACGAGCCGGGCACGGACGGGCCCGACAACTGGTGTCACCGATCGCCCGACGCCGCGATCCACCGCACCGGGATCGCGGCCGACGTCACGTACAACGTCTCCTGTTCCGGTGCCTCGTCCGTCAACATCCGGGTCGGCGGCACCGCGCAGTACGCCGACGAACTCGTGCAGAGCGACAACCTCGCCATCAAGGCGCGCAACACCCGGATCAAGATGGTGCTGCTCGTGGCCGGCGCCAACGACGACCTCCGGTTCGGTCCGGTGATGACCGACTGCGTACTGCGCTGGTTCACCCTCCAGGGGCCGTGCGTCGACAAGTACCGGGCGGGCTGGCAGGCGCGGATCGACGGGCTCGTCCCCAAGGTCGAGTCGACCGTCGGCGACCTGCGGGGCGTCATGCGCGACGCGGGGTACGCCGACGGCGACTACAAGCTCGTCGTGATGGGCTACCCGGGCCCGCTCAGCCCCGACCAGGGCGACAATCCCGGCTACTGGGGAAAGATCCCCGGCGGCTGCACGGTGCACGACGAGGACGCCGCCTGGGCCCGTGACGGCGCCGTCCCCGCCTTCCAGAGCGGCATGCGGAAGGCCGCGCGGAACGCGGGCGCGGTGTACCTGGACAACTCGCGGCTCTTCCACGGCCACGAGGTCTGCCAGGACGACGACTGGGCCCGGGGCCTGTTCGTCGACGTCACCAACCCCTTCCCGCCGAGCGAGAACTCGGTCCGGCAGTCCTTCCACCCGAACGCCGCCGGGCACGGCGCCTTCGCGTCCTGCCTGACGCAGCTGTACGACTCCGGTCTGAGCGAGGCGAGTTGCGCCGACCCGGCGAGCACGGGGCGGCCCGTCCTCCAGCCGGGCAACTGGGACGACGTTTTTCAGCCACTGAAGAACGAGGGGACCGGCACCTGTGTCGACGTCACCGGCTCGAAGACCCGCAACGGCTCCAAGGTCACCGGGGCCGGCTGTGACGACGGCCGTGACCAGGGCTGGTGGTACGACACCGGCGCCGGCGCGGGCGCCCGGTCGCTGCACAGCGAGCTGAGCCACGACCGCTGCCTCGACATCCCGTCGGGCGCGGTCCGCGCGGGCACCCAGGTCCGGCTCTGGGACTGCGGTGGCGGCGCGAACCAGAAGTTCACGCGCGAGGCGGGCACCGTCCGGCCCGCGTTGGCGGGCACGCTCTGCCTGACGCTGGCGTCGGCGCAGGACCCGCTGCGGCTCCAGAACTGCGACGGCTCGGCGAGCCAGCGGTTCGTCTGA
- the fomD gene encoding cytidylyl-2-hydroxypropylphosphonate hydrolase: MTGADGIRHWAPGERILWRYRDNGSAHVHICRPVTVVRDTEDLLAVWMAPGTECVKPVLADGTPVHHEPLATRYTAPRTTARAHWTGTGVLKLARRDEPWSVWLFWEPGWEFRSWYVNLEEPRLRWSGGIDSEDHFLDISVYPDRSWLWRDEDEFAEAQRAGLLDAGKALRVREAGAAAVEMIKAWGAPFSEGWENWRPDPGWPVPELPEGWDREPEPAKVRTR; the protein is encoded by the coding sequence ATGACAGGAGCGGACGGCATTCGACACTGGGCCCCGGGCGAGCGGATTCTCTGGCGCTACCGGGACAACGGCTCGGCCCATGTGCACATCTGCCGCCCCGTGACCGTCGTGCGGGACACCGAGGACCTGCTGGCGGTCTGGATGGCGCCGGGCACCGAGTGCGTCAAGCCGGTGCTCGCCGATGGCACTCCCGTGCACCACGAACCTCTCGCCACCCGCTACACGGCCCCGCGCACCACGGCGCGCGCCCACTGGACGGGCACGGGTGTGCTGAAGCTGGCCAGGCGCGACGAGCCCTGGTCGGTGTGGCTGTTCTGGGAACCGGGCTGGGAGTTCCGCAGCTGGTACGTGAATCTGGAGGAGCCCCGGCTGCGCTGGTCGGGCGGCATCGACTCCGAGGACCACTTCCTCGACATCTCCGTCTACCCGGACCGCAGCTGGCTCTGGCGGGACGAGGACGAGTTCGCCGAGGCCCAGCGGGCCGGGCTGCTGGACGCGGGCAAGGCGCTGCGGGTCCGGGAGGCCGGGGCGGCGGCGGTCGAGATGATCAAGGCGTGGGGTGCGCCGTTCTCCGAGGGCTGGGAGAACTGGCGGCCCGATCCGGGGTGGCCGGTGCCGGAGTTACCGGAGGGCTGGGACCGGGAGCCCGAACCGGCAAAGGTCCGGACCAGATGA
- a CDS encoding WhiB family transcriptional regulator — translation MLPLPHQPLQVAAVPPQRSPAREDQAGPWHSEAVCRRDEAGLFFAPSKEPTAARLAREEAAKRVCGRCPVMVDCREHALLQPEPYGVWGGLTAAERRVVLARRRRREIELRNAASAAGRIAAAG, via the coding sequence GTGCTGCCATTGCCGCATCAGCCCCTGCAGGTCGCCGCCGTGCCGCCCCAGCGGAGTCCCGCTCGGGAGGATCAGGCCGGACCCTGGCATTCGGAGGCGGTGTGCCGCCGGGACGAAGCCGGCTTGTTCTTCGCCCCTTCCAAGGAACCGACGGCCGCGCGGCTCGCCCGTGAGGAGGCCGCCAAGCGGGTCTGCGGACGCTGCCCCGTGATGGTCGACTGCCGGGAGCACGCGCTGCTCCAGCCCGAGCCGTACGGCGTCTGGGGCGGGCTGACCGCCGCCGAGCGCCGGGTGGTCCTGGCCCGCCGCAGGCGGCGCGAGATCGAGTTGCGGAACGCGGCGTCGGCCGCGGGCCGGATCGCCGCCGCAGGCTGA
- a CDS encoding class II fumarate hydratase encodes MTNETDYRTEHDSMGEIQVPAHAKWRAQTQRAVENFPISGRPIERAHIEALARIKAAAATVNAELGVLDRDIAEAVRSAADEVAEGQWDDHFPVDVFQTGSGTSSHMNANEVIATLATERLGREVHPNDHVNASQSSNDVFPSSIHIAATAAVTADLIPALDRLAGALERKAEEFADVVKSGRTHLMDATPVTLGQEFGGYAAAVRYGVERLRGALPRLAELPLGGTAVGTGINTPPGFAAAVIAEVARTTGLPLTEARNHFEAQGARDGLVETSGQLRTVAVSLTKICNDLRWMASGPRTGLAEINLPDLQPGSSIMPGKVNPVVPEAVLMVAAQVTGNDTTVATAGAAGNFELNVMLPVIARNVLESVRLLANVSRLLADRTVDGITANVERAREYAESSPSVVTPLNRYLGYEEAARVAKRSLAERRTIREVVLDGGYVERGVLTVAQLDEALDVLRMTRPDPHDRP; translated from the coding sequence ATGACGAACGAGACGGACTACCGCACCGAGCACGACTCCATGGGCGAGATCCAGGTCCCGGCGCACGCCAAGTGGCGCGCCCAGACCCAGCGCGCGGTGGAGAACTTCCCCATCTCGGGCCGGCCCATCGAACGGGCCCACATCGAGGCCCTGGCCCGTATCAAGGCCGCCGCCGCCACCGTCAACGCCGAACTCGGCGTGCTCGACCGGGACATCGCCGAGGCGGTGCGGAGCGCGGCGGACGAGGTCGCCGAGGGCCAATGGGACGACCACTTCCCCGTGGACGTCTTCCAGACGGGCTCGGGCACCTCGTCCCACATGAACGCCAACGAGGTCATCGCGACCCTCGCCACCGAGCGGCTGGGCCGCGAGGTGCATCCGAACGACCACGTCAACGCGTCACAGAGCTCGAACGACGTATTTCCCTCCAGCATCCACATCGCCGCGACGGCCGCCGTCACCGCCGATCTGATCCCGGCGCTGGACCGGCTCGCCGGCGCGCTGGAGCGCAAGGCCGAGGAGTTCGCGGACGTCGTGAAGTCGGGCCGTACGCATCTGATGGACGCCACGCCCGTCACCCTGGGCCAGGAGTTCGGCGGCTACGCGGCGGCCGTGCGCTACGGCGTCGAGCGGCTGCGCGGCGCCCTGCCCCGGCTGGCCGAACTGCCGCTGGGCGGTACGGCGGTGGGCACCGGCATCAACACCCCGCCGGGCTTCGCCGCCGCCGTGATCGCCGAGGTGGCGCGTACGACGGGGCTGCCGCTGACCGAGGCCCGGAACCACTTCGAGGCGCAGGGCGCGCGCGACGGGCTGGTCGAGACCTCGGGCCAGCTCCGTACGGTCGCCGTCTCGCTCACGAAGATCTGCAACGACCTGCGCTGGATGGCGTCGGGCCCGCGCACCGGGCTCGCCGAGATCAATCTGCCCGATCTCCAGCCCGGATCGTCGATCATGCCGGGGAAGGTCAATCCGGTCGTCCCGGAGGCCGTCCTGATGGTCGCCGCCCAGGTGACGGGCAACGACACGACCGTCGCCACGGCGGGCGCGGCGGGCAACTTCGAGCTGAACGTGATGCTGCCGGTGATCGCCCGCAACGTCCTGGAGTCCGTCCGGCTGCTCGCCAACGTCTCCCGGCTGCTGGCGGACCGCACGGTCGACGGCATCACGGCGAACGTGGAGCGGGCCCGCGAGTACGCGGAGTCGTCCCCGTCCGTCGTCACCCCGCTCAACCGCTACCTCGGTTACGAGGAGGCCGCCCGGGTCGCCAAGCGGTCGCTGGCCGAGCGGCGCACGATCCGCGAGGTCGTGCTGGACGGCGGCTACGTGGAGCGCGGCGTTCTCACGGTGGCGCAACTGGACGAGGCGCTGGACGTCCTGCGGATGACCCGGCCCGATCCGCACGACAGGCCCTAG
- a CDS encoding DUF1707 SHOCT-like domain-containing protein translates to MDLEKHPQKPVVPAEPDAGFRASDADRDRIADILKEALALGRLDAEEHSERIDAVYRAKTMGELEPLVRDLPATGDGVRPVGAAHAYGPEDTGEPVDSMVAIFSSSLRKGRWRVGRRTNAFTLFGSIEIDLTEAIFAQRTTVINATAIFGSVEVRVPENISLRGGGTGVFGSFEVSTLESTEPDAPVVVVNGYAVFASIEARPKRGKFIADLNKRLRKHLGH, encoded by the coding sequence GTGGACCTCGAAAAGCACCCCCAGAAGCCGGTCGTGCCGGCCGAGCCCGACGCCGGTTTCCGGGCCTCCGACGCCGACCGCGACCGGATCGCCGACATCCTGAAGGAGGCGCTGGCCCTCGGCCGGCTGGACGCGGAGGAGCACTCCGAGCGGATCGACGCCGTCTACCGCGCCAAGACCATGGGTGAACTGGAGCCGCTGGTGAGGGACTTGCCCGCGACGGGCGACGGCGTACGCCCGGTGGGCGCGGCGCACGCGTACGGCCCGGAGGACACGGGCGAGCCCGTCGACTCGATGGTCGCGATCTTCAGCAGTTCGCTCCGCAAGGGCCGTTGGCGGGTGGGCCGCCGGACCAACGCCTTCACGCTCTTCGGCAGCATCGAGATCGACCTGACCGAGGCGATATTCGCCCAGCGCACCACCGTGATCAACGCGACCGCCATCTTCGGATCCGTGGAGGTGCGGGTCCCCGAGAACATCTCGCTGCGCGGCGGCGGCACCGGGGTCTTCGGCAGTTTCGAGGTCAGCACCCTGGAGAGCACCGAGCCGGACGCCCCGGTCGTGGTGGTCAACGGGTACGCCGTCTTCGCCTCCATCGAGGCCAGGCCGAAGCGCGGGAAGTTCATCGCGGACCTCAACAAGCGGCTGCGCAAGCACCTGGGCCACTGA
- a CDS encoding class I adenylate-forming enzyme family protein, with protein sequence MSAETGPGPNVFRAALLSALAAGGGRPAVIEDDTTRSYADLDRWSSDLARRLRRSAARSADRPLARPVARPPQEERPCAALLLPNGASWLAAYLAVLKADMVAVPLNYALTGAEIGRVLEHTRPRVVLCAPEREPEMRELVAVLSPTGAQPQVRTVGPVPPAVGTPTEATSLPRAERGPEAPCLVMHTSGTTGRPKALVQTEHALHLTTGHWRLRHRTPDDVVALPIPLAHTYGHLVAAATLLAGAALIAVPEAFDPQRWVARLTRHRATVLEGVPALYARLLTADAPAVSGGSLRRCLSAGQEARAELRRSWEERTGVPLLESWGMTELAGPGLDPLPGTCRGSAGTPVPGLETRLVFTGAGGTGPGGAGVGGTGPSGVGRDGAGPDGSGPGGGGTGPGGAGAGGTGPSGVGRDGAGPDGAGPGGGGTGPGGAGAGGTGPSGVGRDGAGPDGAGPGGGGTAPGGVGRDGAGPDGAGPGGGGTGPGGAGGPGAGGGAGGTAGEPGTAGELWVRGPQVTPGHRTGTGALVPVCDERGWLRTGDLAVRDEHGCVTLTGRLKDVITTRGYTVHPAEIEAALREHPGVADVAVVGRADPERGEAPHAVVVAHRGRPAVPVAELREHCRGLLARHKVPRTMEFVPRLPVSATGKLDRAALRGPAATAVEEG encoded by the coding sequence ATGAGCGCCGAGACGGGTCCAGGGCCGAATGTGTTCCGTGCGGCTCTGCTGTCGGCCCTGGCGGCGGGCGGCGGGCGCCCCGCCGTCATCGAGGACGACACCACCCGGTCGTACGCCGATCTGGACCGCTGGTCCTCGGACCTGGCCCGGAGGTTGCGTCGGTCGGCCGCCCGGTCGGCTGACCGGCCGCTTGCCCGGCCTGTTGCCCGGCCGCCGCAGGAGGAGCGGCCGTGTGCCGCCCTGCTGCTGCCCAACGGCGCTTCCTGGCTGGCCGCGTATCTGGCGGTGCTCAAGGCGGACATGGTGGCGGTCCCGTTGAACTACGCCCTGACCGGCGCCGAGATCGGCCGCGTCCTGGAGCACACCCGCCCCCGTGTGGTGCTGTGCGCTCCGGAACGAGAGCCGGAGATGCGGGAGTTGGTGGCCGTGCTGTCGCCGACAGGGGCGCAGCCTCAGGTACGGACGGTCGGTCCGGTCCCGCCCGCCGTCGGCACCCCGACCGAAGCCACGTCCCTGCCGCGCGCCGAACGCGGGCCGGAGGCACCCTGCCTGGTGATGCACACCTCGGGGACCACCGGACGCCCCAAGGCCCTGGTGCAGACCGAACACGCCCTGCACCTCACCACCGGCCACTGGCGCCTCCGGCACCGCACCCCCGACGACGTGGTGGCGCTGCCCATCCCGTTGGCGCACACCTACGGCCACCTGGTGGCCGCCGCCACCCTGCTCGCCGGGGCCGCGCTGATCGCCGTCCCCGAGGCGTTCGACCCGCAGCGCTGGGTGGCCAGGCTGACCCGTCATCGGGCCACCGTCCTGGAGGGCGTACCCGCCCTCTACGCGCGGCTGCTCACCGCCGACGCCCCCGCCGTCTCCGGGGGCAGCCTGCGCCGCTGCCTGTCGGCGGGCCAGGAGGCACGGGCGGAGCTGCGGCGCTCCTGGGAGGAGCGCACCGGAGTGCCCCTGCTGGAGAGCTGGGGCATGACCGAACTGGCCGGTCCCGGCCTGGACCCGCTGCCCGGAACCTGCCGCGGCAGCGCGGGCACCCCGGTACCGGGCCTGGAGACGCGCCTGGTGTTCACCGGAGCGGGCGGTACGGGTCCGGGTGGCGCGGGAGTGGGCGGTACGGGTCCGAGTGGCGTGGGAAGGGACGGCGCGGGTCCTGACGGTTCCGGTCCGGGTGGGGGCGGTACGGGTCCGGGTGGCGCGGGAGCGGGCGGTACGGGTCCGAGCGGCGTGGGAAGGGACGGCGCGGGTCCTGACGGCGCCGGTCCGGGTGGGGGCGGTACGGGTCCGGGTGGCGCGGGAGCGGGCGGTACGGGTCCGAGCGGCGTGGGAAGGGACGGCGCGGGTCCTGACGGCGCCGGTCCGGGTGGGGGCGGTACGGCTCCGGGCGGCGTGGGAAGGGACGGCGCGGGTCCTGACGGCGCCGGTCCGGGTGGGGGCGGTACGGGTCCGGGTGGCGCGGGCGGTCCGGGAGCGGGTGGTGGTGCGGGTGGTACGGCGGGGGAACCGGGCACGGCGGGCGAGTTGTGGGTGCGCGGACCGCAGGTCACCCCCGGCCACCGCACCGGCACCGGCGCCCTCGTGCCGGTCTGCGACGAGCGGGGCTGGCTGCGTACCGGCGACCTGGCGGTCCGGGACGAGCACGGCTGCGTCACGCTGACCGGGCGCCTCAAGGACGTGATCACCACACGCGGCTACACCGTCCACCCCGCCGAGATCGAGGCGGCGCTGCGCGAGCACCCCGGCGTCGCCGACGTGGCGGTGGTCGGCCGGGCCGACCCCGAGCGCGGGGAGGCTCCGCACGCCGTCGTGGTCGCCCACCGCGGCCGCCCGGCCGTCCCCGTCGCGGAGCTGCGCGAGCACTGCCGCGGCCTGCTCGCCCGCCACAAGGTGCCCCGGACCATGGAGTTCGTCCCGAGGCTGCCCGTCTCCGCCACCGGAAAGCTCGACCGGGCCGCGCTGCGCGGGCCCGCCGCCACCGCGGTCGAGGAAGGCTGA
- a CDS encoding fumarate hydratase translates to MAEMPEFAYSDLLPLGEDTTPYRLVTADGVSTVEADGRTFLKVAPEALRALAAEAMHDISHYLRPAHLAQLRRIVDDPDASSNDKFVAVDLLKNANIAAAGVLPMCQDTGTAIVMGKRGQNVLTEGGDEAALSHGIYDAYTKLNLRYSQMAPLTMWEENNTGSNLPAQIELYAADGGAYKFLFMAKGGGSANKSFLYQETKAVLNETSMMKFLEEKIRSLGTAACPPYHLAIVVGGTSAEFALKTAKYASAHYLDELPTEGSPAGHGFRDKELEEKVFELTQKIGIGAQFGGKYFCHDVRVVRLPRHGASLPVAIAVSCSADRQALAKITAEGVFLEQLETDPARFLPDTTDEHLDQEDGSDVVRIDLGRPMDEILAELTRHPVKTRLSLTGTLVVARDIAHAKIKERLDAGEDMPRYLKDHPVYYAGPAKTPEGYASGSFGPTTAGRMDSYVEQFQAAGGSKVMLAKGNRSKQVTDACASHGGFYLGSIGGPAARLAQDCIRKVEVLEYEELGMEAVWRIEVEDFPAFIVVDDKGNDFFTEPAPAPTFTSIPVRGPGLG, encoded by the coding sequence ATGGCCGAAATGCCAGAGTTTGCGTACTCCGATCTGCTCCCGCTGGGAGAGGACACCACGCCGTACCGCCTGGTGACCGCCGACGGCGTCTCCACCGTCGAGGCCGACGGCCGTACGTTCCTCAAGGTCGCCCCCGAGGCACTGCGCGCCCTGGCCGCCGAGGCCATGCACGACATCTCGCACTATCTGCGCCCGGCCCACCTCGCCCAGTTGCGCCGGATCGTGGACGACCCGGACGCGTCCTCCAACGACAAGTTCGTGGCGGTCGACCTCCTGAAGAACGCCAACATCGCCGCCGCCGGCGTGCTCCCCATGTGCCAGGACACCGGCACCGCGATCGTGATGGGCAAGCGCGGCCAGAACGTCCTTACGGAGGGCGGCGACGAGGCGGCCCTGTCGCACGGCATCTACGACGCGTACACCAAGCTCAACCTGCGCTACTCGCAGATGGCCCCGCTCACCATGTGGGAGGAGAACAACACCGGCTCGAACCTGCCCGCGCAGATCGAGCTGTACGCGGCCGACGGCGGCGCCTACAAGTTCCTCTTCATGGCCAAGGGCGGCGGCTCGGCCAACAAGTCGTTCCTCTACCAGGAGACGAAGGCCGTCCTGAACGAGACCTCCATGATGAAGTTCCTGGAGGAGAAGATCCGTTCGCTGGGTACGGCCGCCTGTCCGCCGTACCACCTGGCGATCGTCGTCGGCGGCACCTCCGCCGAGTTCGCGCTGAAGACCGCGAAGTACGCCTCCGCGCACTACCTGGACGAGCTGCCCACCGAGGGCTCCCCCGCCGGCCACGGTTTCCGGGACAAGGAGCTGGAGGAGAAGGTCTTCGAGCTGACGCAGAAGATCGGCATCGGCGCGCAGTTCGGCGGCAAGTACTTCTGCCACGACGTGCGGGTCGTCCGGCTGCCCCGGCACGGCGCGTCCCTGCCGGTCGCGATCGCCGTGTCCTGCTCCGCCGACCGCCAGGCCCTCGCGAAGATCACCGCCGAGGGTGTCTTCCTGGAACAGCTGGAGACCGACCCGGCGCGTTTCCTGCCCGACACCACCGACGAGCATCTGGACCAGGAGGACGGGAGCGACGTCGTACGGATCGACCTCGGCCGGCCGATGGACGAGATCCTGGCCGAGCTGACCAGGCACCCCGTCAAGACCCGGCTCTCGCTGACCGGCACGCTGGTCGTGGCCCGCGACATCGCGCACGCCAAGATCAAGGAGCGGCTGGACGCGGGCGAGGACATGCCGCGGTACCTGAAGGACCACCCGGTGTACTACGCCGGGCCCGCCAAGACGCCCGAGGGGTACGCGTCCGGGTCGTTCGGCCCGACGACGGCGGGACGGATGGACAGCTACGTGGAGCAGTTCCAGGCGGCGGGCGGCTCGAAGGTCATGCTCGCCAAGGGCAACCGCTCGAAGCAGGTGACCGACGCCTGCGCCTCGCACGGCGGCTTCTACCTCGGCTCGATCGGCGGCCCGGCGGCCCGGCTCGCGCAGGACTGCATCCGGAAGGTGGAGGTCCTGGAGTACGAGGAGCTGGGCATGGAGGCGGTCTGGCGGATCGAGGTGGAGGACTTCCCCGCGTTCATCGTCGTGGACGACAAGGGCAACGACTTCTTCACCGAGCCCGCGCCCGCGCCGACGTTCACCAGCATCCCCGTGCGGGGGCCGGGCCTCGGGTAG
- the glpX gene encoding class II fructose-bisphosphatase, translating to MTEHQLPSPLEVAPEAPDRNLALELVRVTEAAAMAAGRWVGRGDKIGADGAAVNAMRTLVSTVSMNGVVVIGEGEKDEAPMLFNGERVGDGTGPEVDIAVDPIDGTTLNAKGMPNAIAVLAAADRGAMFDPSAVFYMDKLVTGPEAADFVDINAPVSVNIRRVARAKNSAPEDVTVVVLDRPRHDDIVREIRETGARIKFISDGDVAGSIMAVREGTGVDLLMGIGGTPEGIISACAIKCLGGTIQGKLWPKDDAERRRALDAGHDLDRVLSTDDLVAGDNVFFVATGITDGELLRGVRYRSETATTQSMVTRSKSGTIRQIDSTHRLSKLRAYSTIDFDRAK from the coding sequence ATGACCGAGCATCAACTGCCGTCACCGCTGGAGGTCGCTCCGGAGGCCCCGGACCGCAACCTCGCTCTCGAACTCGTACGGGTCACGGAGGCCGCCGCCATGGCCGCCGGCCGCTGGGTCGGACGCGGCGACAAGATCGGCGCGGACGGCGCGGCCGTGAACGCCATGCGCACCCTCGTCTCGACGGTCTCGATGAACGGCGTCGTCGTCATCGGCGAGGGCGAGAAGGACGAAGCCCCGATGCTGTTCAACGGCGAGCGGGTGGGTGACGGCACGGGCCCCGAGGTCGACATCGCCGTCGACCCGATCGACGGGACCACGCTCAACGCGAAGGGCATGCCGAACGCCATCGCCGTACTCGCGGCGGCCGACCGGGGCGCGATGTTCGACCCGTCGGCGGTCTTCTACATGGACAAGCTCGTGACCGGGCCCGAGGCCGCCGACTTCGTCGACATCAACGCCCCCGTCTCCGTCAACATCCGCCGGGTCGCCCGCGCCAAGAACTCGGCTCCCGAGGACGTCACGGTCGTCGTCCTCGACCGCCCGCGCCACGACGACATCGTGCGGGAGATCCGCGAGACGGGCGCGCGGATCAAGTTCATCTCGGACGGCGACGTGGCCGGCTCGATCATGGCCGTACGCGAGGGCACCGGCGTCGACCTGCTCATGGGCATCGGCGGCACCCCGGAGGGCATCATCTCGGCGTGCGCCATCAAATGCCTCGGCGGCACGATCCAAGGCAAACTCTGGCCGAAGGACGACGCCGAACGGCGCCGGGCGCTCGACGCCGGGCACGACCTGGACCGGGTGCTGTCGACCGACGATCTGGTCGCCGGGGACAACGTGTTCTTCGTCGCCACGGGCATCACGGACGGCGAACTGCTGCGCGGAGTGCGGTATCGCTCGGAGACCGCGACCACCCAGTCCATGGTGACGCGGTCCAAGTCCGGCACGATCCGGCAGATCGACTCGACCCACCGGCTGTCGAAGCTGCGCGCCTACAGCACGATCGACTTCGACCGCGCGAAGTAG
- a CDS encoding SDR family NAD(P)-dependent oxidoreductase yields MTSPDRPVVLLTGATGGLGTAVAAALAADGARLALTARTAQALADLADEIRAAGAEALPLPADITDPRAAGAVARRTVDAFGRIDVLIDNAGVEGPIGPFWDLPLDDWWETVRVNVMSGAAAAHAVLPFMIGQGGGRVVSISSAAGRSRWPTLSAYSVSKAAGITLMENIAHEARDHGVSTFSLHPGIVPIGLTTAAVTDDAPATPWHARRRDWLLRQLGEGRGTPVERAVRAVTALAAGTADHLSGRYLTVDDVLGTPERAENGPDLAPR; encoded by the coding sequence GTGACATCCCCCGATCGTCCTGTCGTCCTCCTCACCGGGGCCACCGGCGGCCTCGGCACCGCCGTCGCCGCCGCCCTCGCCGCCGACGGGGCGCGTCTGGCCCTGACCGCCCGTACCGCACAGGCCCTGGCGGACCTCGCCGACGAGATCCGGGCCGCCGGCGCCGAGGCGCTGCCGCTTCCGGCGGACATCACCGATCCTCGGGCTGCGGGCGCGGTCGCCCGGCGAACGGTCGACGCGTTCGGCCGGATCGACGTGCTCATCGACAACGCGGGGGTGGAGGGCCCGATCGGCCCGTTCTGGGACCTGCCGCTCGACGACTGGTGGGAGACGGTGCGCGTCAACGTGATGAGCGGCGCGGCGGCGGCGCACGCCGTGCTGCCCTTCATGATCGGGCAGGGCGGCGGGCGTGTCGTCAGCATCAGCAGCGCGGCCGGGCGGAGCCGCTGGCCCACGCTCTCCGCGTACTCGGTCTCCAAGGCGGCGGGCATCACGCTCATGGAGAACATCGCCCACGAGGCGCGGGACCACGGTGTCAGCACCTTCAGCCTGCACCCCGGCATCGTGCCGATCGGACTGACCACCGCCGCTGTCACCGACGACGCTCCCGCCACGCCCTGGCACGCACGCCGGCGTGACTGGCTGCTGCGGCAGCTCGGCGAGGGGCGGGGCACTCCGGTCGAGCGCGCCGTCCGGGCGGTCACCGCCCTCGCCGCGGGGACCGCCGACCACCTCTCCGGCCGGTACCTGACCGTCGACGACGTCCTCGGCACCCCGGAACGGGCGGAGAACGGCCCGGACCTGGCCCCGCGCTGA